The following proteins are encoded in a genomic region of Brachypodium distachyon strain Bd21 chromosome 1, Brachypodium_distachyon_v3.0, whole genome shotgun sequence:
- the LOC100830766 gene encoding protein DMP2, whose amino-acid sequence MAAPAPRNVSVAERALRGVSDLIKLLPSGTVFMFQFLSPLVTNNGHCAAYNKVLSGVLLALCGGFCAFSSFTDSYVGSDGRVYYGVVTRRGMRTFSSNPDGPSPDLSGYRLRVGDFVHAALSLVVFATIALLDRDTVSCLYPAMDGAGERTMMAVLPPVVGGVASYAFMMFPNNRHGIGYQPTRATEDFQHKN is encoded by the coding sequence ATggcagcgccggcgcctcgGAACGTGAGCGTAGCGGAGAGGGCGCTGCGCGGGGTGTCGGACCTGATCAAGCTTCTCCCGAGCGGCACGGTGTTCATGTTCCAGTTCCTGAGCCCGCTGGTGACCAACAACGGCCACTGCGCGGCCTACAACAAGGTGCTCAGCGGGGTGCTCCTGGCGCTCTGCGGCGGGTTCtgcgccttctcctccttcaccGACAGCTACGTGGGTTCCGACGGCCGGGTCTACTACGGCGTGGTGACACGCCGCGGGATGCGCACCTTCTCCTCCAACCCCGACGGGCCCAGCCCGGACCTGTCCGGGTACCGGCTCCGCGTTGGGGACTTCGTGCACGCGGCGCTGTCGCTCGTGGTGTTCGCCACGATCGCGCTGCTGGACAGGGACACGGTGTCGTGCCTGTACCCGGCCatggacggcgccggcgagagGACCATGATGGCCGTGCTGCCCCccgtcgtcggcggcgtcgcCAGCTATGCATTCATGATGTTCCCCAACAACCGCCACGGCATCGGGTACCAGCCCACCCGCGCCACCGAGGACTTCCAGCACAAGAATTAA